Proteins encoded within one genomic window of Deinococcus hopiensis KR-140:
- a CDS encoding transposase family protein, with amino-acid sequence MLMCTVTQRILGTATSAGAVHDLKLFRQSGVRFPHQTALIGDAGYQGLWRSHRHALTPHKATQASPLSAEQRQDNRVLAHTRQAIEHMIRRMKIFRVLKGVYRHRRRRFALRVQLIAALCNLTQACRS; translated from the coding sequence GTGCTGATGTGCACAGTGACGCAGCGCATCCTGGGCACCGCCACGAGCGCTGGGGCGGTTCATGACCTAAAGCTGTTTCGTCAGTCAGGCGTTCGTTTTCCTCACCAAACGGCGCTTATTGGAGATGCAGGGTATCAGGGCCTGTGGAGAAGCCACAGGCACGCCCTTACCCCCCATAAGGCGACGCAGGCGTCGCCTCTGTCCGCGGAGCAGCGCCAGGACAACCGTGTCCTCGCGCATACCAGGCAGGCAATCGAGCATATGATCCGTCGCATGAAGATCTTCCGTGTGCTGAAGGGCGTGTACCGACATCGGCGGCGTCGGTTTGCACTCCGGGTTCAGCTCATCGCAGCGCTGTGCAACCTCACCCAAGCCTGCCGATCGTGA
- a CDS encoding transposase family protein — protein sequence MNRKQFRRRTGVYPETFAEMEEVLTLREGQKKKSGRPAALSVAEQLLMTLEFWREYRTFAHLGDDWGVHEATVHRTVERVEAALIASARFQLPKKRVFQEAQLVYSIVAVDASEVPCERPKKSSARGTAARKSGTP from the coding sequence ATGAATCGCAAGCAGTTCCGTCGACGCACCGGGGTCTACCCGGAAACGTTTGCTGAGATGGAAGAGGTGCTGACCCTACGCGAAGGACAGAAAAAGAAATCAGGCCGCCCCGCCGCGCTCAGCGTGGCGGAACAACTGCTGATGACCCTGGAATTCTGGCGCGAGTACCGGACCTTCGCCCACCTGGGTGACGACTGGGGTGTGCACGAAGCCACCGTGCATCGCACGGTGGAACGCGTGGAAGCGGCTCTGATTGCCAGTGCACGGTTCCAGCTGCCCAAGAAACGCGTGTTTCAGGAAGCACAACTCGTGTACAGCATCGTCGCGGTCGATGCTTCCGAAGTGCCCTGTGAACGGCCCAAAAAAAGCAGCGCGCGTGGTACAGCGGCAAGAAAAAGCGGCACACCCTGA
- a CDS encoding thioredoxin family protein: MVELTDQTFQAQVSQGLWIVDFWSKTCAPCRVVTPILEDLEREYGQIKFGAVEATEELRTALSNRVISFPTVISYVNGRPVSVLHGAQPARVFRSRAEELLSYLPTHA, from the coding sequence ATGGTTGAGCTGACTGATCAGACCTTTCAGGCGCAGGTGTCCCAGGGATTATGGATTGTGGATTTCTGGTCTAAAACCTGCGCGCCCTGTCGGGTGGTCACCCCTATTCTGGAAGATCTGGAGCGCGAGTACGGCCAGATCAAGTTCGGTGCTGTGGAGGCAACGGAAGAACTTCGTACGGCTCTTTCCAACCGCGTTATCAGCTTCCCCACCGTGATCTCCTATGTGAATGGTCGTCCAGTCAGTGTGCTCCATGGAGCTCAACCTGCCCGGGTCTTCCGATCCCGGGCCGAGGAGCTGTTGTCTTATCTCCCAACCCATGCTTGA